GGGCGCCGGGTCAAGGGGCCCGAGCTGGAGACCATCGTCCTGCTGGGGCCCAACCTGGAGAACGCCGACCTGGCGGAGATCATCCGCCTGAACCACCAGCTGGACGAGCTGGGGATGGATTCCATCTCCACCGGGGGCACCATCGCCTTCGCCATGGAGCTGAACGAGAAAGGGCTGTGGGAGAACGGCCTGCGCTTCGGCCGGGTGGAGAACCTGTCTCAGCTCCTGGACGACATCGCACACCGGCGGGGCATCGGCGACCTGCTGGCTGAGGGCAGCCGCCGGCTCGCAGAGCGCTTCGGCGGGAAGGGCTTCGCGATGCAGGTGAAGGGCATGGAGCTGCCCGCCTACGAACCTCGGGCCGCGGTGGGCCAGGGGCTGGGCTACGCGGTCTCCAACCGGGGCGGCTGCCACCTGAACGCGGGCTACCTGGCCGTGCTGGAAGGGCTGGGGCTCGAGATGGACCCCTACACCCCCCGGGCGAAGGCGGCCCTCACGATCCTGATGCAGGATCTGATGGAAGCCATCTCCGCCGCGGGCAACTGCCTGTTCAGCTCGTACGACGTCTTCCCCGCCGCCCTGCTCAACCGGCCCAACGGGTGGCTCACCCGGGCGGTCAACCGGCTGCTGCCCTGGGCCGGAGGCCCGGTCGCCCTCCTCCTCCGGTTGCGCTGGATGCCCGTACACCTGCCCGGGCTGCCGCTCACGCGGGCCCTGGAGGCGGTCACCGGCATGAAGATGGACCTGGGCCGGCTGAAGCTGATCGGGGAGCGAGGGTACAACCTGGAGCGGCTGGTGAATACCCGCCTGGGCATGACGGCAGCAGACGACGACCTGCCCGAGCGGCTGAAGGCGGTGGAGCAGGTGCCGGGGGATCCCCGCACGAAGGTGCCCCTGGAACCCATGAAGCGGCAGTACTACCGGCTGCGGGGCTGGACGGACGCCGGCGTGCCCACGCCGGGGTTGCTGCGCCGGCTCGGGATCCAGTAGGGGGTGAGCCCATGGTCACGGTGCGCCTGTTCGGCACGCTGCGGCTGGATGCCGGGCGGCGCCGGGTCGAGGTGGACGCGGCGACGGTGGCCGAGGCGCTGGAGAAGACGGCCGCTGCCCTGGGGCTGGCCGACCCGGGGCCCCTGCTGCAGGGGGCAGTCTACGTCAACGGCGAACGGGCGGGGATGCGCACCCGCTTGAAGGACGGGGACGAGCTGTACCTGCTCTCCCCTGCCGCGGGCGGATGAACTGGATACGAGGGGCCGGGCCCCGGCCGCCGGATGGGCGGCCGGGGCCCGGCTTGCGTGCGACCTGCCGCGCCACCGGCGGCTAACTCAGGTTCACTTCCGTGTACCCGTACATCTCCACCTTCGCCTGGCGCTGCGCCGGCCGGGCCAGCCGCCGGGCTGCCGCGCGGGCCCCGGGCAGCCCCCTGCCCCCGGCCGCGACGGCCAGGGCCGCGAGGGCTCCGGTAAGCAGCGTCAGGAGAGCATTTCGCCGGGTCGTCTTCATCCGTCGTCCTCCCCTCTAGAACCAGGGCTGGCCGGTCAGGTAGAACAGCGCCCGTCCCGCCAGATGGCCCAGCAGCGTGAGCACCATGCCGAAGGAAGCCAGGCCCCGGCAGAGCCGCAGGCTGCCGCCGCGCCGGCAGATGAGCCACAGCGCTGCGCCGACCGCCGCGGGCGCCCCGATTGCCAGGGCGACCTCCGCCCCCAGGAGGAGGCCGTTGGCCTCCACCGCCTGCCGGGCGACCAGCAGTGCCGTCTTCACCGTATCCGCCCCCACCGCCGCCTTGCCCGCCGCGCCGGCCGTGGCCAAGGCCGCCGCGGCGCCGGCGGACAGGTAGGTGAGCCGGCCCGCCAGGCCAAGGGCGTACACCGCAGCACCCCCCAGCACAGCGGATCCCAACCGCCCGAAGCCGCTGCGGAGGACCTCGTCCGCGCCGCTGCCGGCAAGGCCCGCGGCG
The nucleotide sequence above comes from Symbiobacterium thermophilum IAM 14863. Encoded proteins:
- a CDS encoding MoaD/ThiS family protein, which translates into the protein MVTVRLFGTLRLDAGRRRVEVDAATVAEALEKTAAALGLADPGPLLQGAVYVNGERAGMRTRLKDGDELYLLSPAAGG
- a CDS encoding aldehyde ferredoxin oxidoreductase family protein, whose protein sequence is MLRIDLTTREVTEYPITDEQRRLYLGGKVLAARILADLITGPLDPFGPENVIVVTTGPLTGTGAPMASRFNVSTISPLTGLLTSSNCGGSFGLHLKKAGCDGVVITGRAEGPVWLEITEDGVRFHDASPLWGMTTGATQAALPPRTGKLVIGPAGENRVRYAGLVSDDRMAARGGVGAVFGAKNLKALVAHGRRVVPVARPERFRDLQKDWVQELRSHPITGRQLPRLGTAGLLSGMQAHRMLATRNFSRGRFDQFDAVSGETLAEEHLVRNGGCTGCPVHCGREVILPEKAGNGAPEAGDAAATGWGPEVTPAAANGRASGGGRKGRRVKGPELETIVLLGPNLENADLAEIIRLNHQLDELGMDSISTGGTIAFAMELNEKGLWENGLRFGRVENLSQLLDDIAHRRGIGDLLAEGSRRLAERFGGKGFAMQVKGMELPAYEPRAAVGQGLGYAVSNRGGCHLNAGYLAVLEGLGLEMDPYTPRAKAALTILMQDLMEAISAAGNCLFSSYDVFPAALLNRPNGWLTRAVNRLLPWAGGPVALLLRLRWMPVHLPGLPLTRALEAVTGMKMDLGRLKLIGERGYNLERLVNTRLGMTAADDDLPERLKAVEQVPGDPRTKVPLEPMKRQYYRLRGWTDAGVPTPGLLRRLGIQ